A stretch of Cicer arietinum cultivar CDC Frontier isolate Library 1 chromosome 5, Cicar.CDCFrontier_v2.0, whole genome shotgun sequence DNA encodes these proteins:
- the LOC113784932 gene encoding uncharacterized protein, protein MRFKSDIKYFPPCLFSSHTLKYLELYASHDSLTIFPNSLNLPELTTLFLRHFYFCVGDDSRAEPFSTFNKLKNLKMFHCSVVDDENLFISSATLANLIQIDYPCYFGIKFELYTPSLCNFEFEGTPLQKLCGSNNNLSSVKHANINLKSRLIHENTPLALLNWMIELANIESLTVSRAALKVL, encoded by the coding sequence ATGCGTTTCAAAagtgatattaaatattttccgccttgtttattttcatctcaCACATTAAAGTATCTTGAACTTTATGCTAGTCATGACTCACTTACAATATTTCCTAATTCTCTAAATTTGCCAGAATTAACCACTCTGTTTCTACgtcacttttatttttgtgttggtgACGACAGTCGTGCTGAGCCCTTTTCAACATTTAATAAGTTGAAGAATTTAAAGATGTTTCATTGTTCAGTTGTTGATGATGAAAACCTGTTCATATCAAGTGCCACGCTCGCCAACTTAATACAAATTGACTATCCTTGTTATTTTGGGATCAAATTCGAGTTATACACTCCAAGTCTTTGTAACTTTGAGTTTGAGGGTACTCCTCTTCAGAAACTATGTGGGAGCAACAACAATCTCTCTTCTGTCAAACATGCAAATATTAATCTAAAATCGCGTTTAATTCATGAGAATACTCCTTTGGCTTTACTCAACTGGATGATTGAGCTTGCTAATATTGAATCGTTGACAGTTTCTCGAGCTGCTCTTAAGGTACTTTAG
- the LOC113784933 gene encoding uncharacterized protein gives MPSSNPFNNTISFPLSPSISQPRLLRFSSNNSGDDSFEFFPWSDSDSEIQWLPEDRVTLFTTDGLFQIEGKMVPRRVRSSDVRAMQLIDELEVAMQGPYSRRFGYISFSGDMDIALAMRTIVFPTGTRYDTMYSYKDLNSASGLRTFKLVLV, from the exons ATGCcgt CTTCCAACCCTTTCAATAACACCATCTCTTTTCCTCTCTCTCCTTCTATCTCTCAACCTCGTCTTCTCCGTTTCTCCTCCAATAACTCCGGTGACGATTCTTTCGAGTTCTTCCCTTGGTCCGATTCCGACAGCG AAATTCAATGGCTTCCTGAGGATAGAGTTACATTGTTCACTACTGATGGACTGTTCCAGATCGAAGGCAAAATGGTTCCCCGCCGTGTGAGATCTTCAGAT GTGAGGGCCATGCAATTAATCGATGAATTGGAGGTGGCAATGCAAGGGCCTTATAGCAGACGATTTGGATACATTTCTTTCTCAGGCGACATGGACATTGCTCTAGCTATGAGAACAATAGTATTTCCAACCGGAACAAGGTACGATACAATGTATTCATACAAAGACCTAAACAGCGCGAGTGGATTGCGTACCTTTAAGCTGGTGCTGGTATAG